From the genome of Luteibacter rhizovicinus DSM 16549:
GCGTTGTCGTGATACGCGGACAGCGTGTGCGCAGGCGACTTCTGGTGGGTGTTCTTGATCATGCCGAACAGGGAGTTTTCCTGCGTCTGGCCGTCGAGCGTCCAGGTGGCGTTGAACACCTTGTGCCGGCAGTGCTCCGAGTTGGCCTGGGCGAACATCATCAGTTCGGCGTCGGTCGGCGCACGGCCCATCTCGGCGTAGCGATCGGTGAGATAGTCGATTTCGTCGTCGGCCAGCGCGAGACCCAGCTGCTGGTTGGCTGCGGAAAGCGCGGCGCGCGGATCGGCGCCGAGTTCCACATGCCCCAGCGGGCCCGGCTCGCCGGCGAGGAACAGACCCGAGGCATCGGCCAGCGAAGCCAGCGGTGACTGCACCATGGGATCGCAGAACGCCCCCATGAGGGCAGCGTAGCTGGGGTCGCTGGAGTCCGGCATGCCGGTCACCCGCCACGCGGTACCGCGCTCGACCCGGCGCACGTCGAAACCCGCGCCATGGAGAATGTCGGTGGCCTTGCTGGACCAGGGCGAGATCGTTCCCAGGCGTGGCACGACCCAGAAGGTGGCCTCGTCCGGGTTGCCCGGCTTCGCTTCCAGCACCGACAGCAGGCGCGCGCGCGCCTCGCCTTCCGGTGCGACGGCGACGTCGACGAAATAGGTGAACCAGGCGGCCTGAACACGCGTGCCGTGATGCAGGGCATCGAGGTGCGCGTTCAGTCGTTCGAGGCGAAACGGTGAGAGGGCGCTCTGCCCGTCGAGTGCGATCATGCGGGGGAAAAGGCGCTGCAGGAAAACCCCCATTCTACATGATGTTGCGCGGCAGCATCGGGGTGACGCATCGCCGCTGAAGCGGCTCCCACAGGACCGAGGCAGGCTACGCCCTTTGTGGGAGCCGCTTCAGCGGCGATGCTCTTGCCTTCAGCCGTTCCGGGCCGTCCCAGCCGGGGCGTTCAGGGCCTTCACCATCTGCTCGGGCGTGAGGTAGCCCCCGATCACGTCACCGCTTTCATTGACGATGGTGGGGGTGCCGTTCACGCCAAGACGCTCGCCCAGCTCGAATTCGTCCTTGACCGGGTTGGCGCAGCTGGCGGTTTTCACCGCGGCGCCCGTCATGGCCGAGTCGAAGGCGCTCTTGCGATCCGCGGCGCACCAGACCGAGACGGCCTTGGTGTACGACGGGGTGTCGTTGCCCGCCGTGGTCTTGACGCCCTCGCGGGGCCAGAACACGTACTCGACAGCGATACCCTGCTTGTTGAGTTCCTTGATCTGCGAGTGCAGCTGGCGGCAGAACCCGCAGTCCACGTCGGTGAAGACGGTGATCGTGTGTTTCGGATTGGCCGGCGAATAGATCAGCCGCTGGGACTCGGGCACCTTCGCCAGCTCGGCCTTGCGCATGCCGGACCAGGCAGCGGCGCTGAGGTCGGTCTTCTTCTGCAGGTCGACCAGGTTGCCGTTGAGCATGTAGTGGCCATCGGCGCTCACGTAGACCATGCGGCCCGACGCGACCACCTGGTAATAACCGGGAATCGGCGCGGGCGCGATGCTCTGCACCTCGATGCCGGGGCCGATTCCTTCGACGGCGGCGCGCACGGCGGCCTGGTCGTCGGCGGCGCTGGCCGTCATGGCGAACGCGCCAGCCAGGATGGCCGGGAGAATCTTCTTGAACATAGCGGACTCCAATCTGCTACCGGGGGAAAAGCGGGGCAGGTGTTGGAACACGCGCCGCGCCATCGGTTCCCCCGATTGTGCCATGGGCACTCAACCGCGAGGGTGATGCTGGGCGTGAAGCCGCTTCAGCCCTTCCTTGGCCACGAGGGTGTAGATCTGCGTGGTACTGAGCGAGCTGTGCCCCAGCAGCATCTGCAGGGCACGCAGATCCGCCCCGTGATTGAGCAGGTGCGTGGCGAACGAATGCCGGAGCACGTGCGGTGATACGCGGCTGGCCGGGATGCCCACCTGCATGGCGTAGCGCTTGACCAGGGTCCAGAACATCTGCCGCGTCATACCGTCACCCCGCCGGGAAAGGAAGAGCGCTGCCGGCTGGCCGTGTCCCTTGGCCAGCTGCGGCCGGGCCTCGCGCAGGTACGTTTCCACGTGACTGAGGGCCTCCTCGCCGACCGGTACGAGCCGATCCTTGCCGCCCTTGCCGGTGACCCGCAGCACGCCTTGTCGCGTATTCAGGCCGGCGAGCGGCAGCTCGACGAGTTCCGATACCCGCAGACCCGACGAGTACATCAATTCGAGCATCGCGCGATCGCGCTGGCCCAGCGGGCCGGCCAGATCGGGCGCGACGATCAAGGCCTCGATCTCGCGCTCGGCCAGCGCCTTGGGCAAGCTGCGTGGCATGCGCGGCCGCTGCATGAGCAGGGTCGGATCCTCGCGCGCGCCGTCGTCCCGAGCCAGTTGTGCGAAAAAGCGGCGGAACGCCGACTGGCGTCGCGCCATGCTGCGCACCGCGACGGGCTGGCTGCCGTGATAGGCGGAAAGGTCTTCGCGACCCGCCGTCACCAACGAGCTCCCCCGTGTGCCGAGCCAGCGCGCCAGACCCTGAAGGTCCTGGCGGTAAGCCTCGAGCGTGCGATCGGCCAGGCCGTCCTCGGCCCAGATACGCTCGACGAAGCGCTCGATCAGGCGCGCGTCATCGGCGGCAAGTTCGGGGGCGGAAGCTTTTTCAGGTGGGGCACGCATGCGTCGATGGTCGCACGCGAGGTGATTGCCTCAAAGCCGCTGAATGCTCGACTGGTAGCCAGCGACGACATAGCCGACCTGATGCTCACCGGAATCGCGTAGCGAAAGGCAAGGACCGCCTGTTTGCTGCGCCCCGTCTACAATGCGGCGTCGCCACCGCCCCGGAATCGCATGACCCCGACCTCGTCCGCGCCTGCCTGGCGACGCTTCGCCGCCATCGTCTACGACGCACTCGCGGTGGTCGCCATCGTCATGGTCGTCGGGTTGCTCGCGCAGATGGCGACCGGTGGTCGGCTGTTCGACGAACACGGCCACATGCTCACGTGGTGGTACCAGCCGCTGCAGGGCGTCGTGGTCGGTGCCTATTTCCTGCTGTCCTGGGTGCGTGGCGGGCAGACGCTTGGCATGCGGCCGTGGCGCATCCGCGTCACCGATGCGGAAGGCGCGCCCGTGACCTGGATGCGAGCCCTGGTCCGCCTCGCGATCGCGGCGCTGCCCCTTGCCCTGGTACTCGTCTATCCGCTCACCTCACTGAAGGCCGCGCTCTGGGCGCCGGTGATCGGCTGGCTCGTTTTGTTGCTGCCTGCGTGGTTCGATCGGCGTCGCCGGGCCATCCACGACATGATCGCCGGCACCGAAATCCAGCGTCTGCCTACTTGAACTGATCGCTGGCTGGCACCCACGAACCGCTCGCTGCCTTCGGCGCGGGCACGTTGATCTTGATCGAGGCTTCGCAGCCCGGCGGCAGCGGACCGCCCGCAATGCGCGCGGCGGTGCAGTAAGCGGTGTTGTCCAGCGCGACCGGCGCCGCCGCCACCGTCGCGGCATTCGCCGGCGGCAGGTTCTCGGCCAACGGTTTGGCGGGGGCCATGGTCTGATTCTTCACGGTGGCGTCGGTGTTTGCCGGCGCGGGTGGACCATCACCACCGCTGCAGCCCAGGCTGAAGATCGAGATGGCGTTCATCGCGGCGCTCGCGTTCTTCGCGCCGGCCGTGCCGGGCCCCGCCGTGCAGTTGAGGCGAATGCCACGCGGTAATGGCACGGCGAAATGCGCTGTGCTGGCTTCGACGCCATGGCGGAGTGCCGTGTCCACGCTCGACTCGCCCTTCGGCGTCCACGCGCCGTCGAAGCGCGTCGGCTTGTAGTCCACGTGGAAATGCGGGCCGTTCTGCACGGTCACGTTGCCGCGCGGCTTCAGTTCCGTGTACGCGCCAACCTGGCCGGTCTTGTCGCCCTGCCCGCCAGCGACACCGTCGCTGCGATTCGACGTGCCATTCGCGCCGGTCAGCCGGTCGCCTTCATCGACACCCTTGGCAGCGCCCGGTTTGCCGGATTCCTGCGCGGCGCCTGGCGTGTTCGAGCCGGCGACGTTGGCGTCGCCCGGCGATGCCTTGCCAGCAGGCTGCCCCTGGACGGCATCGGCCGCCTGGTTCTGGCCCTGTTTGCCCTCGGTCGCGGCGGCCTGAGCGGCAGCGGCCTCACCCGTCGCCGTATCACCGGGCGCCTGACCCGGTGCCGAGGGCGCCGTGTCGGCACCGGCGACCGGACGCTGCATCTCCCCCGGCGACACCGCGGGCGCCTGCACGGACGGCCGATCGACAGTAGCGACCGGGGCCGACACGGACGGCTTCGCCACGGCATCGGGTAGCGGGACGGCCTCGAGCTCCGCCTCGGCCTCGACGGCAGGCGCCTGCACGGCCTGCACCGTTTGTGCCGAGACTTTCGGCGGCACGGGACGCGTATCGACGGTCAAATCCGGCGTCGGCGCCGCGGGCTCGGGCGCGACCTGCGGCAACGGCACGTCCTGCGGTGTCGGCGGTGCCGAGCTCTCCTCGACCTCCGGACGCGGCACGGTCGCCAGGGTCATCGCCTGGGTCGGCACCGGCGTCGTGCGCTCTGCGGTAATCGTCGGCGGCGTCGGCGTGACGGTCATCTGCGATGCCGGCGTCGGCGGGATATCCAGCGACGCGGGCGGCGGCATGGTTTCCGAACCCTCTTCCTGGGGCCGGCGCACCGGTTCGGGCTGGAAGGTCGGCGGCACCACCTGCGGCTTCGGCGTGTCGACGGCAAGATCGGGTGGTGCCGGGGTCGGCAGCGGCACTTTCTCGAGATCGCGCTGCGGTGGCGGGGCCTTGGGCTGGACCATGGGACGCTCGGCCACGGCCGCCACGCTCGGTGGCGGCGCGACGGGTTTCGGCGCCGGCTTGACCTTGGGCGCCGGGACCGCGGGTGCCGCGACGGCCGGACGGGACGGCGTCTTCGTTGCCGCGACGGCGGCCGCATGCGACCCGCGGGCCGCGCGGCTGGCCTTGGTGTCCCACGTGGTCGTGTGCTTCACCTTGGCCACCGGCGCCGTCGACGGCGTACCGCGCACGGGCGGCACCGGCGGAGGCGGCTTGTCGAGCAGGCGCACCTGCAGGGCATCCGGTGTGTCCGGCCCCGGTGGCGGTGGCAGCACGTTGTACGCCGGGCCGAGGATCATCCCGAACAGGAAGACCAGGTGGATGAGCAGGGTGCCGACCCAGCCGGCGATACGCCGGCCACTCGCACGTGGCTTCTCACGGAGGAGGCGTCGATAGACGAGCGCACGCATGGCCGCCTCGCGAGGCGAGACGGGCAGCGAATTCGCGGCGATCGAGGGATCGCTGTCCGGCGGGCGAGGGGTCTGCATGGACGGTTAGTGTCCATGCTGCGGGCGCCGCAGACAATCGCTGCGTGTGCCCCGGGACGTTACTTGCCGGCGCGTCGATCGCGCTCGGCGTTCTCCTGGTCCATCGCCTTCAGTGGAATATCCGATGCACATCCTTGCGGAAGGGGCTTGTCGGCACGGAACGCAGCAATGCACTGCGCCTCGGTGGGCGGCGTCGGCTGGTCGGGAAGATCCTTTGCCAAGGGGTTCGCCGGCGCCATGCTCAGGCGCACGTCACCATCCTTCTTCGAGGCCTTCGAGGGATCTTCACCACTGCAACCGGCCGGCAGGACGAACAGGACCGTCGCGCAGTTCACGCGCGTGCCGTGGCCCAGGTCGACGGTCTGCTTCACCGTGGTCTTTTCGATGACCTGGCGGACGCCTTTACTGAGGGCGTTTTCATCGCGCGGCGCCCAGTCTTTTTCGAAACGCGTCTGCGTGTACGTCACCGTGGTCTTGTGCGACATGATGCCGGTGTCGTCGGTAGGCTTGCGCGCGACGAAGTCGGGCTTCGATCCGGCACCGGACGTTGGCATCGCCACGCTGCCATCCCGGCCGAACAGATTGGCCGCTGGCGCCTGGCTCGCTGGCGCGGGCGTCGGCGCGGCGGCCTCGACCGGCGTTTCATCCTCGGGTTTCTTCTTCGGCGGTGGCTCGGGGCGTGTCGCTTCCGGCGAGCGCACCTTGGGCGGTGGGTCGGACACCGGCGGCGGGGGCGGCACGTTGGCGACGGGAGGGGGCGGACGTGTCGGTTCGATGAAGCGCACCTCGAGCACATCGGCGTGGTCGTCGGGCGGGGCGAGGCCGACCTGCACCCGGGGCTGCATCTCGTAGCGCACGAGGAAGATCAGCACGATGTGCAGGATCAGGGCCGCTGCCAGGGCCAGCGTGAAGCGCACCCGGTCCCGCGGCGGCGGACGGCGGCCGATCGCATGCAGGGCGATCAGGCTGGCCACATCCAGGGGAGCCAAGCCACGCGAGCGCGACGACGCCTCCGGCTCGAGCCGGTGGGGTTCGACGAACGGCGGTGGCGCCTTACCGGGATATTGCACGCGAGCGGGAGTCCCCATGGGGCCTTCGGAAGTGGGACAGGATAGTGGCGCGCGGCTGAGCACAGCGTAAGCCCTGCCTAGAGACCGCGGAGGCCGGCAAAGATTCCCCTTGCGTCCGGCACGGGTTCGGAGAAACCTTGGGTCGGCGTTGGCGCGCCTGAACCACCACCGCCATGAGCGTCCGGATTGCCCGGACGACCTTGAGAAGGAGGGTCGCATCGTGTCGCCATCCACGGAACGCATCCGCAGCCTCGCCCTTGCCGGTCACGCCGGCGCCGGCAAGACCACCCTGTTCGAAGCCATGCTTCACACCGGCGGCGCACTGACGACCCCTGGCAGCATCGAGCGTGGCAGTACCGTCTCCGACACCGACCCCATGGAGAAATCACGGGGGCATTCGATCGACGCGTCGATCGCCTCGATCGAGCGACATGGCTATCGCATCCATCTGCTCGACACGCCGGGATACGCCGACTTCCGCGGGCCCGCCCTGGCCGCCCTCGCCGCCGCCGATACCGTGGCCATCGTGGTCAACGGGGCGAACGGGATCGAGCACGGCACACGCACGATGATGGCGCACGCCAGGGAGCGGGGTATGGCTCGCATCCTCGTGGTCAACCGGATCGATGCCGAAGGCCTCGACCTGCCTGGCCTGGTCGACGCGTTACGCGAGGAATTCGGCAACGAATGCCTGCCGCTGAACCTGCCGGCATCGAAAGGGCACTCGGTACGCGATGCCTTTTTCCAGACCGCCGGCGACACGGACTTCTCGTCGCCGGGAGAAGCGCACCAACGCATCATCGACCAGGTCGTCGAGATCGACGACGAGGTGATGGAGCATTACCTCGAAGCCGGTGAGTCCGCGCTGTCCGCGGCCGAAATTCGCGGTGCGCTCGAGCACTGCCTGCGCGATGGACATCTCGTGCCGATCGTCTTCACCAGCGCGCGCGACGGCATCGGTGTCGACGAACTCCTCGAACTGGTCGAGCGCATCCTGCCCTGCCCCACCGAAACCAACCCGCCGCCGTTCCGCGACCACGCCGGAGCGCCCTTCGACGTCGCCGCCGATGCATCGCGTCACGTCGTCGCCGATGTATTCAAGATCGTCAACGATCCCTTCGTCGGCAAGCTCGGCGTGTTTCGCGTCTGGCAGGGCACCGTGCGCAAGGACGCCCAGCTATTCGTCGACGATGGACGCAAGCCCTTCAAGGTGGCGCATCTGTTTCGATTGCAGGGCCGCGAGCATGTCGAAGTGGACGAGGCCTTGCCCGGCGACATCGCTGCCGTGGCGAAGATCGACGACATCCATTTCGACGCCGTGCTGCACGACGCCGCCGACGAATCGCGCATCCACCTCGAGCCATCCGCCTTCCCGGCACCCATGTTCGGCCTTGCCGTGGAGCCGGCACACAAGGGGCAGGAACAGAAGCTGTCGCAGGCCCTGTGCAAGCTCGCCGAGGAAGACCCGTGCTTTCGCGTCGAGCACCACAAGGAACTCAACGAGACCGTCATCCGCGGACTGTCCGACCTGCACCTGAAACTCATGCTGGAACGGATGAAGGCGCGTTACGACGTCGACGTGATCACGCATCCGCCCCGCATCGCCTACCGCGAAACGATCGGCGCGAACGCCGAAGGCCATCATCGGCACAAGAAGCAGACCGGGGGTGCCGGCCAGTTCGGCGAGGTCTTTCTGCGCGTGGAACCGCTGGAACGCGGCAGGGGATTCGTCTTCGACGATGAGACCAAGGGTGGCGTGATCCCCGGACAGTTCATGCCGGCGATCGAAAAAGGGGTGCGCCAGGCGCTGGACGGCGGCGCCATCGCGGGCTACCCGATCCAGGATGTCCGCGTCGTGGTCTACGACGGCAAGCACCATCCGGTCGACTCGAAAGAGGTCGCCTTCATCAGCGCCGGCCGCAAGGCCTTCCTCGATGCGGTGTCGCGCGCCCACCCCCAGGTGCTCGAACCCGTGGTCGACCTGGAGGTGTCTATCCCGGAACGCTACGTGGGTGACGTCACGGGAGGCCTGGCGTCCAAGCGCGCGCACATCATGGGCACCGATTCGCTACGAGGCGGCGAGACCCTGATCAAGGCACGTGTGCCTCTGGCGGAGCTGACCGATTATCCGACGCAGTTGAAAGCCATGACCGGTGGACAGGGTCGCTACGCGATGGCATTCAGCCATTACGACGCCGTACCGGCCGGGGTACAGCGGAAGCTGGCGGAGCAGTGGAAGCCGCGGGCCGAGGAAGACTGAAGCGGCACGCTTTTATAGGAGCCGATTCATCGGCTCCTATATGCCTCATCCAACCGTTATCAGGCTGCCGTCCTAGGCGTCCATCACGCTTGAGACGTATCTCGCAGCCATTATCTTGCCGCCGCGAACATGTACAACGAGTAGCTTGCGAGGATAAGCGGGCTCAGATCCCCCAGGCCCAGCCTGATACTCTGTCGGCATGTGGACGGCTGGATCATCGACGTCTATCGTACCGAACGACTCATATTCGGGAAATGGAGGCTCGAACACCCCTGGCCTTGAGCGCCCTTCATCCAGTGGAGGCAATTGAACCACGTCAACGACTCCTCCAGAGGACTTCGCATCCGCCTCCAGCGCCTCCTTGAACTCGCTGTAGGCTTTCCCTATCACTGAATCCAGGTTCATGACACTACCTCCATGTAGCACGTGATTTAGCACAGCTTGCGAGTTGTCAGTAAATGCGCCAACGCGTTAGCCACGCGTTAAAAACACGATCCTACGAAACGCTTTTTTTCCAGCATCAGTCCGTTAATTCGGCAGAAATAACGTTACTCATTTGAGCCCATTGCACATGATGCTTGCATCAGCGCTTGGGCTTGAGCATCGTACCGATGCAGTTCGGCGCGCCGCACAGGCAGGCCCACACCTTCTTCAGACGCGCCGTGTGCGGCATGTCCAGGGTGATGCCGTAGTCGTAGGTCAGCTCTTCGCCGGGGGCAATGTCGCGGATGGCCTCGATCAGCACGCGGTCCTTTTTGGACGGCTTGCCTTCCACGGCTTCCTCGATCACCGCCTGGCAGTTCGGGTTGCAACCGTGGTTGATCCAGCGCGCCGTATTGCCGTTGCTGTTGCCGTCGACGATGAAGCGCTCGTTGAGGGTGAACAGGAAGGTGTGGCCGGTCTCGCCACCATCGCCGTATTTCTTGTCGGCCTGGGCGTGGGTGATGCGATCGCCCTTGTATTCGACGATCTCGTCGCCGGCCTTGATGGCGCCGGTGGCGAAAACGCCGTTTCCGTGGATGGGAGAGCGTCGGGCGGCGATACGTCGGGTCATGGGAAGGCACGTAGAAAGGTCAATGCGGATGATGCCTGCTCGACCGACGCTTGGGAACCGCGTTTCAAACGCACGTCTCGCGCGTATGGCCCGGCCGGCGCTACCATCGAACGACTGTTCGACGCCAACCGCCGGAATTCCAGGGAATGACCTCGACCCTTCGCACCACCGTTTTTCGCGTGTCGCTGCTGGCCGCGACGGCTCTCCTGGCGGCCTGCGGCCCCGAGAAGAAGAGCGTGTATCCGCCCGCCGTGACCCTGCAGCAGGTCGCCGCCAAGCCGGGTGGCACCTGGCATGTGACGCTGCGCCTGCGCAACAACAGCTACGGCGGCATGTCCTTCGATCGCTTCCAGGGCACGCTTCGCGTCGGCAACCTCGGCGGGGTGCTGCTCGACGCGAAAATCGACCAGGACATCCCCTCCTTCGCGGCCGACGTCACCGTTATCGACATCCTGCCTACGGCCGAGATGTCCAAAGCACTGGCCGAGCTGGCAGCCAAGGGCAGCAGCGGGTCGCTGCCTTATGCCATCGACGGCAGCATTTCGGCCACGCCGGAGAAAGAGGACAAGTCGCGCACCTTCGACGTGCACGGCAAGAACTGGCTTTCGCCCGTCCCCGGCATCCCCGACACCTACCGCTCCCCCTGATTACTCCACAGCCGCGCTTGCCGCGCCTCGCCAGGATTCACGATGACGATCTACAAAGCCCCCCTCAACGATATGCGCTTTGCGCTCTACGACGTGCTCGGCGCCGAAGCCGTGCTCACCCGGCTCGAAGGCGGTGAGGCGCATTCGCGCGACCTGCTCGACGCCGTGCTCGACGAGGCCGCGCGCTTCAACGAACAGGTCCTGGCGCCGCTGAACGCCTCGGGCGACCAGGAAGGCTGCGTCTATGACAAGGCCACCGCGACGGTCACGACTCCGAAGGGCTTCAAGGAGGCGTATCGCCAGTACGCCGAGGGCGGCTGGGCCGGCCTGACGGCACACGAGAAGTTCGGTGGCCAGGGCCTGCCCGCCGTGCTCGGCGCGATGACCAAGGAAATGATCGACTCGGCCAACCTGGCCTGGGGCATCTACCCGCTGCTGTCGCACGGTGCCACGGACGCGCTCGAACATCACGGTACCGAGTGGCAGCAGGAAACCTTCCTGAAGCCCTTGGTGGACGGCCGCTGGACGGGCACCATGTGCCTGACCGAGCCCCAGGCCGGTTCGGATCTCGGCCTGCTGAAGACCCGCGCCGAGCCCAACGCCGACGGCAGCTACCGCGTCAGCGGCACCAAGATCTTCATCAGCGCCGGCGAGCACGATTTCTCCGAGAACATCGTCCACCTCGTGCTGGCCCGGCTGCCGGACGCCCCGGCGGGCAGCCGCGGTATCTCGATGCTCATCGTGCCCAAATTCAAGGTGAACAAGGACGGCTCGCTCGGCGAGCGCAACGCCGTCGCCGCGGGTGCGATCGAGCACAAGATGGGCATCAAGGGCTCGGCCACCTGCGTGATGAATTTCGACGGTGCCGAAGGCTGGCTGATCGGACCCGCGCACAAGGGCCTCATGGCGATGTTCACCATGATGAATGCGGCACGCCTCGGCGTCGGCATCCAGGGTCTCGCCGTCTCCGAGCGTGCCCTGCAGAACAGCCTCAACTACGCCCGCGAGCGCCTGCAGATGCGTGCCTTGTCGGGCCCGGCGTTCCCGGAGAAACCGGCCGATCCGCTCACCGTGCACCCCGATGTGCGACGCATGCTGCTGACCCAGCGCGCCTTCGTCGAAGGGGGTCGCGTGTTGGCCGCCTACGCCGCGTTGCAGGGCGATATCGAGTCGCGCGATACCGACCCGCAGGTGCGCAAGAACGCCGGCGAACTGCTCTCGTTCCTCATCCCGATCGTCAAGGGCCTGCTTACCGAAGCGGCGCAGGAGTGCACCAAGGAAGCCCTGCAGATCTTCGGCGGCCACGGTTACATCGCCGAGCACGGCATGGAGCAGTTCGTCCGCGATGCCCGCATCATCACGCTGTACGAAGGCACCACCGGCATCCAGGCGCTCGACCTGCTCGGCCGCAAGATCATGCAGCTGCAGGGCGCCGGCCTGAAGCATTTCCTCAACGAGATCTCGACCTTCTGCCAAACCCACGCGGACAACGACACCGTGAAGGCCTTCATCGGCCCGCTCGCTGTCGCGACCAAGACCTGGGGCGACGTGACCCAGGCCGTCGCGCAGCGTGCGCAGGCGAATCCTGAAGAGCTCGGCGCCGCCGCCGTGGACTACCTCTATTTCTCCGGCTATGTGAGCCTGGCCTACGTCTGGGCCCGCAGCGTGCTGGCGGCTGGCGACTCATCCCTGTCGGCGAACGACAAGCAGGCCAAGCGCGACACCGCGACCTTCTACTTCACCCGCATCCTGCCGCGTATCCACGTGCATAAGGCAGCGATCGAAGCCGGCGTGGCGACGTTGCCGGAAGTGCTGTAACCGGGCGGGGCCTTCGGGCCCCTTGTCCCTGGGGGAGCCGATTTATCGGCGATTCGGCGATGGGGCGGAGCAGCTTCTCCGCTCCGTCGGCTTTTCGCCGCTGAAGCGGCTCCCACATTTCCCTCTTGGCCGACGGGGCTTCCGTCGGCCAGCGTGAAGGTGTAGAAAACAGACTCTTTCCGGAATCCTTCAGCCGCGACGGTGCCCGATACGATGAGCGACTCCCCGTTCCTGATCCGTCTCGCCGAAAGCGACGACGATGAGTTCATCCTGGATCTGGTCCCCCGTTTCATCAGCTTCCCGCTGCCCAACGGCCGTACGCGTACCGATTGCCTCAAAGGCATCGAGGCCGACCTGGTCCATCACCTCGACGACCAGCCGCCTAACAGCTACATCTTCGTCGTTGAAAACGAGGACGGCGATGCGGTCGGCTTCCTGCAACTGCAGAAGACCAAGGACTTCTTCACCCATCGGGACAACTGCCACATCGCCAATATCGCGGTCGCCCAGAAATACGAGGGTGTTGGCGTCGGGAAGTTCATGCTCGCGTATGCCGACAGCTGGGCAAAGGAGCATCACTGCCAGTTCGTTACCCTGGCCGTCCTCCCGGGGAACGAGAAAGCCCGGGACCTCTACGTTTCCCACGGCTTCGATACCGACCTGATGCGGCTGGCGAAACCGGTGCGCTGAGCGAGGGCATCGCCGCTGAAGGGGCTCCCACATTCCACATGACATGTCGCATGAAAAAGGCCACCCTGAGGTGGCCTTTTCGTTTGTACGAACCGGCAGTCGATCAGACCGTGGCCGGTACGTCCTTGGCTTCACGCGCATCCAGACGCGCGGCCATGCGGTCGATGTTGGCCAGCGACACCAGGTGGGCGTAGATCCAGCCGAACGCGCCCTCGCGCAGGAACTCGTGGGCAACCTTCTCATCGAGCGTGCGCAGCTTCTCTTCGTTGATCACGAACAGGCCGTTGAGGTTGATGCCCTTGCCTTCCTTCTGCAGGGTGACGGTGCGCTCTTCGAGCAGGTTGTGCTCGCGCAGCTTGCCCATGAACCACTGCGTGCGGGCGACGTGGTCCTGGAACTCGCCGAGGAACTTCACGGCGTTGGTCAGGGCCGGCGCGTCGGTGCCGTCTTCATTGAAGAGGCGCTCGCCTTCGCTGTCGTTGAAGCCTTCGTAGGCTTCGTCGAGGAACACGGTGAAGTCGTCACCCTCGGCACCGACCGGCTTCTCGGCCAGGACGAACGGGTAGCGGCGGATGAAGGCCGGGATGTACATGCCCGTCTCCCAGAAGCCGTTCTCGCCGACCAGGAGGTTCTCGCCCTGGCGAAGGCCGAGGAGGGCCATCG
Proteins encoded in this window:
- a CDS encoding DsbC family protein yields the protein MFKKILPAILAGAFAMTASAADDQAAVRAAVEGIGPGIEVQSIAPAPIPGYYQVVASGRMVYVSADGHYMLNGNLVDLQKKTDLSAAAWSGMRKAELAKVPESQRLIYSPANPKHTITVFTDVDCGFCRQLHSQIKELNKQGIAVEYVFWPREGVKTTAGNDTPSYTKAVSVWCAADRKSAFDSAMTGAAVKTASCANPVKDEFELGERLGVNGTPTIVNESGDVIGGYLTPEQMVKALNAPAGTARNG
- the xerD gene encoding site-specific tyrosine recombinase XerD, with product MRAPPEKASAPELAADDARLIERFVERIWAEDGLADRTLEAYRQDLQGLARWLGTRGSSLVTAGREDLSAYHGSQPVAVRSMARRQSAFRRFFAQLARDDGAREDPTLLMQRPRMPRSLPKALAEREIEALIVAPDLAGPLGQRDRAMLELMYSSGLRVSELVELPLAGLNTRQGVLRVTGKGGKDRLVPVGEEALSHVETYLREARPQLAKGHGQPAALFLSRRGDGMTRQMFWTLVKRYAMQVGIPASRVSPHVLRHSFATHLLNHGADLRALQMLLGHSSLSTTQIYTLVAKEGLKRLHAQHHPRG
- a CDS encoding RDD family protein; the encoded protein is MTPTSSAPAWRRFAAIVYDALAVVAIVMVVGLLAQMATGGRLFDEHGHMLTWWYQPLQGVVVGAYFLLSWVRGGQTLGMRPWRIRVTDAEGAPVTWMRALVRLAIAALPLALVLVYPLTSLKAALWAPVIGWLVLLLPAWFDRRRRAIHDMIAGTEIQRLPT
- the fusA gene encoding elongation factor G, whose product is MSPSTERIRSLALAGHAGAGKTTLFEAMLHTGGALTTPGSIERGSTVSDTDPMEKSRGHSIDASIASIERHGYRIHLLDTPGYADFRGPALAALAAADTVAIVVNGANGIEHGTRTMMAHARERGMARILVVNRIDAEGLDLPGLVDALREEFGNECLPLNLPASKGHSVRDAFFQTAGDTDFSSPGEAHQRIIDQVVEIDDEVMEHYLEAGESALSAAEIRGALEHCLRDGHLVPIVFTSARDGIGVDELLELVERILPCPTETNPPPFRDHAGAPFDVAADASRHVVADVFKIVNDPFVGKLGVFRVWQGTVRKDAQLFVDDGRKPFKVAHLFRLQGREHVEVDEALPGDIAAVAKIDDIHFDAVLHDAADESRIHLEPSAFPAPMFGLAVEPAHKGQEQKLSQALCKLAEEDPCFRVEHHKELNETVIRGLSDLHLKLMLERMKARYDVDVITHPPRIAYRETIGANAEGHHRHKKQTGGAGQFGEVFLRVEPLERGRGFVFDDETKGGVIPGQFMPAIEKGVRQALDGGAIAGYPIQDVRVVVYDGKHHPVDSKEVAFISAGRKAFLDAVSRAHPQVLEPVVDLEVSIPERYVGDVTGGLASKRAHIMGTDSLRGGETLIKARVPLAELTDYPTQLKAMTGGQGRYAMAFSHYDAVPAGVQRKLAEQWKPRAEED
- a CDS encoding SET domain-containing protein is translated as MTRRIAARRSPIHGNGVFATGAIKAGDEIVEYKGDRITHAQADKKYGDGGETGHTFLFTLNERFIVDGNSNGNTARWINHGCNPNCQAVIEEAVEGKPSKKDRVLIEAIRDIAPGEELTYDYGITLDMPHTARLKKVWACLCGAPNCIGTMLKPKR
- a CDS encoding acyl-CoA dehydrogenase C-terminal domain-containing protein, whose protein sequence is MTIYKAPLNDMRFALYDVLGAEAVLTRLEGGEAHSRDLLDAVLDEAARFNEQVLAPLNASGDQEGCVYDKATATVTTPKGFKEAYRQYAEGGWAGLTAHEKFGGQGLPAVLGAMTKEMIDSANLAWGIYPLLSHGATDALEHHGTEWQQETFLKPLVDGRWTGTMCLTEPQAGSDLGLLKTRAEPNADGSYRVSGTKIFISAGEHDFSENIVHLVLARLPDAPAGSRGISMLIVPKFKVNKDGSLGERNAVAAGAIEHKMGIKGSATCVMNFDGAEGWLIGPAHKGLMAMFTMMNAARLGVGIQGLAVSERALQNSLNYARERLQMRALSGPAFPEKPADPLTVHPDVRRMLLTQRAFVEGGRVLAAYAALQGDIESRDTDPQVRKNAGELLSFLIPIVKGLLTEAAQECTKEALQIFGGHGYIAEHGMEQFVRDARIITLYEGTTGIQALDLLGRKIMQLQGAGLKHFLNEISTFCQTHADNDTVKAFIGPLAVATKTWGDVTQAVAQRAQANPEELGAAAVDYLYFSGYVSLAYVWARSVLAAGDSSLSANDKQAKRDTATFYFTRILPRIHVHKAAIEAGVATLPEVL